In the genome of Harmonia axyridis chromosome 4, icHarAxyr1.1, whole genome shotgun sequence, the window TTCTGAAGACTATATCAATACAAAACTATGCACGAAGCTTTAAACTGTTATTCCATATACATGGTGTCTCAAGTTATCAGGCATTTCTAGAGAACTGAACCTatttgaattcagaaaaattagatttaagatatttttcaatatgctCCACTAAGCcagaataaacaaaaaaaaatttttttcttcgtatATTATTGAATACTGATAGATTGATCTATTTTTTGTATGCGGTCCTAAATCGAGGGAATActttatcaaataaaataaaacgaatattaacaaaaattatttccaagTTTTTATAATTCGATCTGTGATCACTAGAAATGCAAAACAATtgttaatattaaaatttgtgggaataattttgttttatttcacttGGTGGATTAATCTGTGAAAGAGTGCTCAACAGAATGTTATTCAAATGTATGATGTCATGAATCTAAAAACTAAATTTATTGATATCGAGAATAGCTGAATCCACAATTCCAAcatatggtggatgcgctatgCGAGGAATTTAAGTTAGTTTAATCTTATTAACAatagtagtcgaaataaaaatgtttgGAAATCTCTTTGAACAATGGgaaaaaagttgaaataatACTTCAGTTCATGTGACCATTCAGATTAAAATATTTTACTTAATATGTAAAAAACAGGAAAAACATCAGAGTTAAATGTCGATGAtaacaaatatttgaaaatcatttttatcaGGATCATTAATGATTTGCATTGCAGAATATGTGATAGCTTTTACTTCTGTTCCTTGGGGGTGCTTTCCAATCTGAAATTCTTCACCGTAACATTTACATTTGATTCTCATATCTTCTCCTTCAATTATAAATTgtgtaatttcaatttttttacataTCAAATATGGTTCACAactaaataaaaacaataattcatCCAAA includes:
- the LOC123677694 gene encoding protein archease-like, whose amino-acid sequence is METFTEAELEIPPCKYEYLDHTADVQIHSWGNSLKETFEQCGMAMYGYMTELPSVEIKQCVEIEADGHDLESLLYKFLDELLFLFSCEPYLICKKIEITQFIIEGEDMRIKCKCYGEEFQIGKHPQGTEVKAITYSAMQIINDPDKNDFQIFVIIDI